The nucleotide window TTTCGTATCAGCCGTTTCCATATATCCAGCAACTTATTTTCTTTCTTACCATATTGCTTATTGGGCTCGGTATTCAAATTCTCATTTTTGCTCATAATTACCTCGAATACTTTGCTTTTATTCTTGGATCTACAAAAGCATAAAGTAGATCCACAAAAAGCATAATAATTCCAAACATAAAGGCTAGAAATAACGTTGCAGCTAGCACACTCGGGGTATCACGCTGCCTAATTCCTGTAACTATCAAGGTTCCCAAACCAGGCATAGAGAAAACAGATTCAGTGATTACCGCTCCACCTAACAGACCCCCGAAAGAAGTGGCAGTAATAGTTATTATAGGTAATAATGCATTTCTAAGAGCATGCTTAAAAACTATTACTCCATTAGGAACACCTTTAGCTTTAGCTGTCCTTATATAGTCCTGCCTAATCGTCTCTAGCATTGTTGACCTTGTCATACGCAACTGACTGCCAGCATAGGGAATCCCAAGTGTAACCATCGGAAGGATAAAATTCCTCCAGGAATCTATCCCATTAGATGGCAAAATACGTAGTTTTAGAGAAAAAATAAATATTAGCATCATTCCCAACCAAAAGGGAGGAATTGCAGCAGCTAACATAGCTGTAATTCTAGAGAAAGTATCAATGTGTGAATACTGCTTTACAGCAGATAGAACCCCTAACGGGATCCCAATTACTGTGGCCATTAACATTCCGTTAAAAGCAATTTTAAAGCTAGTTCCAGCCCTAGCAAAAACATCATTAAAAACTGGCTGACTCGTCCTATATGATGTGCCAAAATCCAGCTTAAAAACTGCATTGTAAACATAGTTAAAAAATCTAGTAAAGAACGGTTCGTTAACACCTAATTGCTCATTAAGCTTATCAACCGCTTCCTGAGAAGCATTTTCTCCTAATATCATTCTCCCAGGATCACCTGGTTGGATTGCCATTATTGTATAAATAATAAAGGTTACTCCTAGGAGAACAGGAATTAAGAGAAGCAATCTTTTTAAAACATACCTAGACATAAAATACCTCTTATCTTACTTTTAAGTAATATAATGAATAAAGGAGTCGATGCCAGTCGACTCCCATATGAGTATGGAGTTAGCTTATTCGTTCCAACTCATCTCAAAGATATAATAAGGATGCCCAGAGTTTAAATGAGGATTAGCATTAAGATCCTTATTCCATACCCAAGGTATTTGTTTGTTAAAGATTGGAATATTTGGACACTCATCATAAATTATATCTATCACTTGACTATAAAGTTCTTTTCTCTTTTCTTCATCTAATTCTTTTGCAGCTTCAGCGAACAAGCGTGTTACCTCAGCATTATCATAGTTCGCCATATTATCAGGAGTATAATGTGAAGAATTATAAGCAAAATCAGAAGAAAATCCATTACCCATTGTACAAGTTATGTAATTATGCTCTGTGGCATCAGCAACTGCTGACTCAGACCCTTCTAACTCTACTTTTACACCAATTTTCGCCAAGCTCTCTTGCCAAACCTGAGCATATTTCTCATGGTATGAGCCACTTATAACCGTCATCTTACCTAAATCAAGCCCATCAGGAAATCCAGCTTCTGCCAATAGTGTTTTTGCCTTATCTAAATCGAATTCATATCGATTATAGAACTGTTCCTCACTAACACCGAAGGCACTTGGATTTGCCATTAAATAAGTAGGCGCTGCCAGCCCTTCATAGGCGATTTCTATCATTGCATCTCTATCAGTTGCATAGCTAAGTGCCTGTCTTACAAGTTTGTTATCTAGTGGTGCAACCTTATTGTTCATAAGGATATTTGCTGTATGGAATGTTGCAGTCAAGCTAGTGTTAAAATTCCCAGATTCCTCTAATGGCTTAAAAGCAGATACATTATAGCAGAACATAAAGTCAATATCCCCGGATTCTAAAGCCACAACCGCAGATGTTCCTTCAGTTATTACTTGGAAAATTGCATTCTCAATGGAAGCTTTTCCTCTCCAATAATCATCAAAGGCCTTCATTTTGCATTCTGTGTTCAAATCAATTGAGACTAACTCATAGGCTCCAGTTCCACATTCAGTAGTTAAAAGAGAGTTTTCACTGGCATACTTCTCGCTGACTATAGGTATGTATTCCATATATGAAACAAATGGTGCGAAAATTTCTTTAAGTGTAATCTTAACCTCGTACTCATTAATCTCTTCAACCTTAGCAATAGGCGCATAATATGTCTCTAAAGTTGGCTCTGATATAGCTCTTTCAAAGGAATAAACCACATCTGATGCAGTCATTTCTTCGCTATCATGGAATTTAACACCCTCTCTTAACTTAAAAATATATTCTAATCCATCATCAGAAACAGACCATTCTGTAGCTAACACAGGCTCAATTTCGCCTCCATCATTCACATAAACTAAGCTTTCATAAAATTGATTAGATAGATACATGTTAGTGTATGCATTTGCACCTGTACCATGTGGATCCAAAGTAGTCCACACGCCCTCACAGTAAACCCTAACTGTATCTTTATCCCCCTCAGTTCCTATTTCTTTTGAACCACCCGAGCATGCAGTAACTACCAACAACACTACCAAAATCATCAACAGAATTTTAAAATTCTTCTTCATTCTAAGCTCCCTTCATAAATAAATTCATACCAAAAGCCAGTTTTAAAACCTGTTTCTTTAAAACAAGTTCACAAACATCAACTTATAATAGATTATATCATGAAATTTTTGAACTTAGTATTTCGATTTATCGTTGGTAACTATCGTGTTTTTATATATAACTATAATATAGTTTATCATCAAATTGACAAATATATATCACCGTTTTATTTTATCTACCTACCCTTATTTTACTATAAGTTTTCTTCACCCTTTATTTTCGGAACTAACTATTGTAATGCTCTTAGCATATACACAACTACAAAATTGTTTAAAATATCTTTAATCATGTTTTCTATCATACCTGATACATGGAAAAAAGGCTCCTTTAATTTTCCAAACATTTTTATGTAAATCTCCTTATAAGACCACTACTGAAATTCGCATATATGAATATACAAATTGAAACAACTTTATTTGGGAATTAAAAACAAAATAAATAATAGCAGTATTTGTCTGTGGTAATTTAATAATACACAGTGCATTATCTAATTGCCAAAAACAAAAAACAGTATTGCTCCCCGCGAAACCTATTAAACAAATCAATTTGCTTATTCCATTCCTATAACAAAAACGCCCCTTTACTGTTTAATAGAGTTAGTCTTAAAAATTGTTTCCTTTTGAATATCTTTCATGCATTCAATCGATCAAAAGACCCTTAATTTGTTTTTACTTCTCATTTTAGATGCTGTAATATTTTATTGGTAATATTTTGTTATACAATTGATAAAAATAAGAAATATCAAGGAAAGAGGGAACTATATGTCTGCAACATTCTATGTATTACAGACCACTAAACTGAATTTAAAAGAAGCTAGAAATAGTGGCTCGGTTGAGCTAATTGATTTAGTTAAAAACCAGATCCTTGGTTTACCTAAGGCCTATGCAATTGACTTTTTATCATTAGAGTTAGATGGTGCTACTTGGCCAATAGATGATGAAGCACCTCTTAAAGAAGTACTTCAAAATTTTATTATAGAAATAGATAGCAGTGATGAGCTTGTTCTAGAGACCTCCTTTGTCACCGAAAGAAATTATGAACAAGCTAATGATAAGAAAACTAACTTCAGATACGGACCTGCCCCAGCTGATAGCCCCCTCCACTTATCCGCTTATCTTGAAGAAGCTAGCGATGATATCCTAGCCAGCATAGAGCATAGCTTCATCATAGAAGATGAGCTGAGTAACCTTGATGACAACAGCCTAGTTTATTACTATGGCTTTCATGACAATAAACCCTACAGAGGTCTTGTAGAAGAAGTAGAAATAGAAATTAAGGAGCTAGTAGATTTTGAACTCAGCCCACTTGATATGACAGTATATATTGATGATTTTAAGGTCACAAAAGAGGGCCTACAAGTAATTAAGGACTTTGCAGATAACTACAAAGACTGCAGCCAATTAGACGCAGAAGGCGGACTAGTTCACTACTATCTAAATGGCCCAGAAATCACCACTAAAGAAGAACTGGAAAAATTCATTAGTTTAGTTTCTAAGCTACTAGTAGACCTAGAACCCTTTAGAAACCAGGAAGAGATCCTAATCATAAGCCCTATCTTCATAGACCTAACCTGTGAGCTACCAAAGAAGGTAAGAATTGAATTTGATGATAATGAGGGCCACAAATTGTTTTTAACTAGTCTATAAAAATACCACATTAATACCAAAGATTATCCTAATACATCCTATAGAGCTTTCATCTAGACTTTGACAGTCATAAGTCTTAAAAAGTTTCCTCAAACCCTGCAATTCCAAGGGTTAGGGAAGCTTTTTTTATGTGTAAAGATGTACTACTACAGCTAAGCTTTCACACTAGATTACATACATTTTATCTCTATTATAATTTTGAAGCCTTTGCCTAGGCCTATTCCTACTGCTTTTATCTCTCACATATGAAAACATGGTGGTAAATCTCTCAGTTATTTGGCCCAGCTTTTTATCCGCTCATCCTATTGTGTTTTTGGCATATACTAACTCACAAACACACACAAACTTTATAAGCTGTTTTGCATGCATGCAAACAAATAAAGCCTACTATTACCATATATGATAAACTAATATAAATTAGATAATCTAATTGGACCCTTTTAATTTTCAGTTATTAAATCTACCCTTGCCATAACCCCTTACCCTGAATTTTTATGAAAGGATTAGTCAATAATGAAAAAATATGATTTTCTTGATGAAATGGAGTATATTGATGGAATTACCATAATTAATGAAGCAGGGACCATCTTGTTTTCCGTCAAATTTAACCCAGATTTAAACCCTAAAGCAACAAAAGAAGATGAAATAATTGGAAAAAAACTTTCAGAGGTATTTACAAATTTAAGCGAGGAGTCAAGTACTCTTATGACCTCTATTGCACTCGAAAAAATAATTAGGACAAGAAAGCAACTATTATATAATTTCAATGGGACCTTTGAGGACACCATGAATATTTCTATCCCAATAAAATCGAATAATAAGGTAGTAGGGTCAATAGAACTATCTAAATCCCTACTACCAGACAAGTTAGAAAATGCCCAGTATAGAAAACTAAAGCCTGAAATATTTAAAAAGTCAAAAGGGATTGAAACCTTTGCAAGTAACCGTGCCCATTACACTTTAGATGATATTATTACTTGCTCTGACAAAATACTTGAAATCAAAAGACAAATTGAATTATCATCCCAAAGTTCTTCCTCGGTAT belongs to Synergistaceae bacterium and includes:
- a CDS encoding ABC transporter permease; protein product: MSRYVLKRLLLLIPVLLGVTFIIYTIMAIQPGDPGRMILGENASQEAVDKLNEQLGVNEPFFTRFFNYVYNAVFKLDFGTSYRTSQPVFNDVFARAGTSFKIAFNGMLMATVIGIPLGVLSAVKQYSHIDTFSRITAMLAAAIPPFWLGMMLIFIFSLKLRILPSNGIDSWRNFILPMVTLGIPYAGSQLRMTRSTMLETIRQDYIRTAKAKGVPNGVIVFKHALRNALLPIITITATSFGGLLGGAVITESVFSMPGLGTLIVTGIRQRDTPSVLAATLFLAFMFGIIMLFVDLLYAFVDPRIKAKYSR
- a CDS encoding ABC transporter substrate-binding protein; its protein translation is MKKNFKILLMILVVLLVVTACSGGSKEIGTEGDKDTVRVYCEGVWTTLDPHGTGANAYTNMYLSNQFYESLVYVNDGGEIEPVLATEWSVSDDGLEYIFKLREGVKFHDSEEMTASDVVYSFERAISEPTLETYYAPIAKVEEINEYEVKITLKEIFAPFVSYMEYIPIVSEKYASENSLLTTECGTGAYELVSIDLNTECKMKAFDDYWRGKASIENAIFQVITEGTSAVVALESGDIDFMFCYNVSAFKPLEESGNFNTSLTATFHTANILMNNKVAPLDNKLVRQALSYATDRDAMIEIAYEGLAAPTYLMANPSAFGVSEEQFYNRYEFDLDKAKTLLAEAGFPDGLDLGKMTVISGSYHEKYAQVWQESLAKIGVKVELEGSESAVADATEHNYITCTMGNGFSSDFAYNSSHYTPDNMANYDNAEVTRLFAEAAKELDEEKRKELYSQVIDIIYDECPNIPIFNKQIPWVWNKDLNANPHLNSGHPYYIFEMSWNE